The Sulfurimonas aquatica genomic sequence CTAGGAAAAGAGCTTAAACTTCTTTAGCTTCAGCCATTTCCATTGAAATACAATCACGGTTAAGAAGATCAGAACAAACGTATACACAAAGTGCACACCCTTTACATCTATCTTCATCAACCCATGAAGTATTATTTTCTTTATCGAACATAAGCGTATTAGCTTCTGGACAATAAAGTGTACACATATTACATTTGTGCTCAGCACACTTGTCTGAATCAACTTTTGCTACATAATACATTCATAAATTCCTTTTATACGTCAATTTGGGTAATTAAATCACCAGATTCTAAATCTACTTTAGCAGCCATGTCAAATGTCCACTTGATAACATTCATGTTAGCTTCAAGTAATTGCTCTTTTTTCTTGAATTTCTTCTCAATTGCAGAATCCAGCATAGCTGTACCACCTGAAGAAACGAAAGAAGTTCCTAGGAATCTTTCTCTAACAGCAGCTTCGATATGCTCTGTAGTAACAAGCTTAGTAAGACCAAGTAACATACCCATCATTGCCATATTTGTTGCAAGTTCAGTACCTGCAATTTTTTGTGCTAGTTTAGTAGCATCAAATTGAACAACAGTAGCATTTAAGTCACGAAGTACTTGCTTATCTTCCTCTTCAAGAACATTAAACTCTGAGTTAATAATAATTAAACTATTTGGTTTAAGACCTGTATAAAAAGGCATTGTATATGATTTACCATGAGTTACAACTTGTGAATGGTAAATCATAATAATATCAGGATAAACAACTTCCCCAACTTCATAAATTGGCTCTGAAGAAGCTCTTACATAAGCTTCAACAGGTGCCATTCTTTTTTCAGAACCGAAAAATGGAACCAAAGATGCATATTTACCTGCATTATCCATAGTTGAACCAAGAATGTGTGCAGTAGTAACAACACCCTGGCCACCAAGACCAGAAATACGTATGTTATATCTTTTTTTATCTGTTGCCATACTAGTTTGCCTCCGCTCTTGCAGCTTTTAATGCTTTCTTAGCTGCTTTTTCTTCGCCTTCTACACGCTCTATAACTTCTTTAGAAGCATCAGTCATATATTCGTAAAATGCGAAACGACCTTTTTCTTTCTCTTTAGCATCTGCAAATACTTCTTCAGTAGGGATTGAATACTCAATATTACATGAAGTGTATGCATGGATAAATGTAGGACCAACTTCACGAGCTACAAAAATAGCTCTTCTGATGATCTGCGCCGCTTTTTTGATATTTGTAGGAGACATTCTTACAACATATACACAACCAGCAGCAATTGCTAAGTCTGTAGCTGGCATTTTTTCGCCTTTCTTACCTAATGGAGCCATTTTAAGAACAGCACCCTTAGGAGACATACCTGACTCTTGTCCACCAGTGTTTCCATAAACTTCATTATCAAGCATGATTGTAGTGAATTTCTCACCACGAATCCATGAGTGCATAGTCATTGAGAAACCGATATCCATAGTACCACCGTCACCGGCAATAGTAATAACATCTTTTGTTTTATCTGGAAAACGTAATCTGAATGCACGAGTTAAACCAGAAGCCATTGCATTTTGGTCACCGTAGTTACCATAAATAAATGGAACAGCAGCTTGAGAAATCGCTAGACGACCACAACCAGCTGTACCTAATGTTACTGTCTCTTCCGGACATGGAAGTGAAGCAAATATTAGTCTGATGTAATAAGCCATCCAACAACCAGAACACATTGGGTGCTCTTCAACTAACTCTTTGAATTGACCCATATTTTGAGGACCAGCTTCTTCTTGAGTCTTTCCAAATGGACCGTAATCAACTAATTCAACATAATCTTTTGGCAAATATCTTTTAAATACTTTTGCCGGAGTTACATATTTTAAACTCATTCTATCCCCTTTACTTTATAATTTAAGATCGTACTCTAAACCTAGAGCAGTATAAATTTCTTTCATGATAAGTTCAACAGGTAGTGTCATACCACCGTATACTCTTGGACCTTCTACAACAATACCACCATTAGGAATTGCCGCTTTAACCTCTTTAGATAACCAACCAATAATATTGTGCTCAGGAACGATAAGTGTCTTAGCATTCTTAACCGCTGCATTGATTTCATCAATTGGGAATGGTCTAATTGCTCTAACTTTAATTAGACCAACGTTTAAGTTTTCTTCTTCAGCATATCTTTGTGCTTCTCTACCTTGAGCAGCAGCACAACCAGATGCGATAACAAATACGTCAGCATCAGGATTAACAACTTCAATTGGTCCACCTAGATATTGGTAGATATACTTCATTGCGCGACGATTTGAATCCCAAATCTCTTGCTGCCATACTGAGTGAATCAGGTAAGACATAAAGTTTGACTTTTGAACCGGAGCATCTCTTTGAATTCTAGCTGGTGGAGTTTCATTATCCATAGCTGGAACTGGAGCTGCAACTGAATCAAAATCTTTGTATGCTAAGTCTTCAGACATCATGTCAACATAACCCTTAGCGTGAGTAACAAAGAAACCTTCTGTTGAAACAGATACAGGAATATAAACATCAACTTTTTCAGTAATAGCAAATGCTGCTAATGTCATGTCAAATGTATCTTGCTGATTTTCAGCATGTAACATTACAGCACCACAATGCATTAAATATGCCATTTCTATATTATCAGGTTGAATTGATAATGGTGCGTTTACAACACGAGTAAGAACACCTAATACCGCTGGAACACGGTGACCTGGCCAAGAAGCAATAGCTTCAAGACCTCTTAAAAGCCCTGGTCCTGAAGTTGCAGTAAACAGACGTACACCTGCTCTAGCTGCACCAGCGATTGCTGACATTGTACCAAGCTCTTCTTCAGCTCTATAGTACTCTTTAAGGTGACCTTGAGCATAAATATCACCAACAAGGTGCATTACCTCAGATTGTGGTGTAATAGGATAAGCAATTGCCATATCAACATTTGCTCTTTTAACAGCTTCCGCCATTGCTTGAGCACCTGTGATAAAATGCTGCTCTCTTGGAGCCTCATGTAATAGGTAATCCATATCTACGAATGTTTTTGTCTTGTTTGGTTGTGGTCTTTCTATTGCGCTCATTTATTCTCCTTTATTCGACATCAGTAACATGCTCACCTTTTTTTGTCATGATGAGACTTCTATACTCACCATAATCAGCAGGTGATAATGAACTATTGTCCTCTTTTTGTAAAGATGGATTTTCTGGTGGTAGAGTAGTTTCCCACTCAATGC encodes the following:
- a CDS encoding 4Fe-4S dicluster-binding protein: MYYVAKVDSDKCAEHKCNMCTLYCPEANTLMFDKENNTSWVDEDRCKGCALCVYVCSDLLNRDCISMEMAEAKEV
- a CDS encoding 2-oxoacid:acceptor oxidoreductase family protein — protein: MATDKKRYNIRISGLGGQGVVTTAHILGSTMDNAGKYASLVPFFGSEKRMAPVEAYVRASSEPIYEVGEVVYPDIIMIYHSQVVTHGKSYTMPFYTGLKPNSLIIINSEFNVLEEEDKQVLRDLNATVVQFDATKLAQKIAGTELATNMAMMGMLLGLTKLVTTEHIEAAVRERFLGTSFVSSGGTAMLDSAIEKKFKKKEQLLEANMNVIKWTFDMAAKVDLESGDLITQIDV
- a CDS encoding thiamine pyrophosphate-dependent enzyme, which gives rise to MSLKYVTPAKVFKRYLPKDYVELVDYGPFGKTQEEAGPQNMGQFKELVEEHPMCSGCWMAYYIRLIFASLPCPEETVTLGTAGCGRLAISQAAVPFIYGNYGDQNAMASGLTRAFRLRFPDKTKDVITIAGDGGTMDIGFSMTMHSWIRGEKFTTIMLDNEVYGNTGGQESGMSPKGAVLKMAPLGKKGEKMPATDLAIAAGCVYVVRMSPTNIKKAAQIIRRAIFVAREVGPTFIHAYTSCNIEYSIPTEEVFADAKEKEKGRFAFYEYMTDASKEVIERVEGEEKAAKKALKAARAEAN
- a CDS encoding transketolase C-terminal domain-containing protein, with translation MSAIERPQPNKTKTFVDMDYLLHEAPREQHFITGAQAMAEAVKRANVDMAIAYPITPQSEVMHLVGDIYAQGHLKEYYRAEEELGTMSAIAGAARAGVRLFTATSGPGLLRGLEAIASWPGHRVPAVLGVLTRVVNAPLSIQPDNIEMAYLMHCGAVMLHAENQQDTFDMTLAAFAITEKVDVYIPVSVSTEGFFVTHAKGYVDMMSEDLAYKDFDSVAAPVPAMDNETPPARIQRDAPVQKSNFMSYLIHSVWQQEIWDSNRRAMKYIYQYLGGPIEVVNPDADVFVIASGCAAAQGREAQRYAEEENLNVGLIKVRAIRPFPIDEINAAVKNAKTLIVPEHNIIGWLSKEVKAAIPNGGIVVEGPRVYGGMTLPVELIMKEIYTALGLEYDLKL